One genomic window of Carassius auratus strain Wakin chromosome 14, ASM336829v1, whole genome shotgun sequence includes the following:
- the LOC113114324 gene encoding gamma-aminobutyric acid receptor subunit alpha-4-like: protein MALLLALLCLTSVVLGKQKINSENITRILDGLLEGYDNRLRPGSGVSVTEVKTDIFVTSFGPVSDVKMEFTMDMFFRQMWVDERLAFQGPVEILPLNNRMVDKIWTPDTFFRNARKSLAHNMTSPNKLFRIMQNGTVFYTMRLTVSAVCPMVLMDFPMDGHTCPLLFGSYAYTNREIVYTWRKGLQASVDFPPESSSLLQYDLVGQTLFSETYKFSTGLYSVQVVHFYLQRKLGYHLIQTYIPLIMVVVLSQVAFWINKESVPARTVAGITTVLTMTTLSISARSSLPKVSYATAMDWFIAVCFAFVASALVEFAAVNYFATLEANRENRRLSRASVLESTAQSSDDEPETPQSETSGFSRRRRGNSVSEAPRNRYPIFLQGSAVPPNMMLAGTSAIDKYARILFPLAFGIFNLIYWFIYLSKDTMEKPRELE, encoded by the exons ATGGCTCTTCTTTTGGCCTTGTTATGTCTCACAAG TGTTGTATTAGGAAAACAGAAGATAAATTCAGAAAACATCACACGGATTCTGGACGGACTTCTCGAGGGTTATGACAATCGCCTGCGTCCGGGATCTGGAG TCTCTGTAACTGAGGTCAAAACAGACATATTTGTTACAAGTTTTGGACCAGTGTCTGATGTTAAGATG GAGTTCACTATGGATATGTTTTTCCGCCAAATGTGGGTTGACGAGAGGTTAGCCTTTCAGGGGCCCGTCGAAATCCTGCCTTTGAACAACCGCATGGTGGACAAGATCTGGACGCCCGACACGTTTTTCCGCAATGCAAGGAAGTCCCTCGCACACAACATGACGTCTCCTAACAAGCTGTTTCGGATCATGCAAAACGGGACGGTGTTTTACACCATGAG GCTGACTGTGAGTGCGGTGTGTCCAATGGTGTTGATGGACTTTCCGATGGATGGACACACATGTCCTCTCCTGTTTGGAAGCT ATGCGTACACTAATCGTGAAATCGTCTACACGTGGAGGAAGGGTCTTCAAGCATCCGTCGATTTTCCTCCAGAATCATCAAGCTTACTTCAGTATGATCTCGTGGGCCAGACTCTGTTCAGCGAGACATATAAATTCAGCACAG GTCTGTATTCGGTGCAGGTTGTCCACTTCTATCTTCAGAGGAAGCTCGGCTACCATCTCATCCAGACGTACATCCCGTTGATTATGGTGGTTGTGCTGTCACAAGTGGCATTCTGGATCAACAAGGAGTCTGTCCCGGCTCGGACGGTGGCTG GAATCACCACTGTGCTCACCATGACCACTCTGAGCATCAGCGCACGCTCCTCGCTGCCCAAAGTCTCCTACGCCACCGCCATGGACTGGTTCATCGCCGTCTGCTTCGCCTTCGTGGCTTCGGCCCTCGTGGAGTTCGCCGCGGTCAACTACTTTGCCACGCTCGAGGCCAATAGGGAAAACCGCCGGCTCTCCAGGGCCTCCGTTCTGGAGTCCACAGCCCAGAGCAGCGACGACGAGCCGGAGACG CCTCAGTCTGAAACCAGTGGTTTTAGCCGCAGAAGACGAGGGAACTCTGTGTCCGAGGCGCCCAGGAATCGCTATCCCATCTTCCTTCAGGGCTCGGCCGTCCCTCCCAACATGATGCTGGCAGGCACCAGTGCCATAGACAAATACGCCCGAATCCTCTTCCCCCTGGCCTTCGGGATCTTCAACCTCATCTACTGGTTCATCTACCTCAGCAAGGACACCATGGAGAAGCCCAG GGAGCTCGAGTGA